From the Budorcas taxicolor isolate Tak-1 chromosome 1, Takin1.1, whole genome shotgun sequence genome, one window contains:
- the LRRC58 gene encoding leucine-rich repeat-containing protein 58: MEEAGAAVATAGEAELNLSRLSVSLETLESELEARGEERRGAREALLRLLLPHNRLVSLPRALGSGFPHLQLLDVSGNALTALGPELLALRGLRTLLAKNNRLGGPGALPKGLAQSPLCCSLQVLNLSGNCFQEVPTSLLELRALQTLSLGGNQLQSIPAEIENLRSLECLYLGGNFIKEIPPELGNLPSLNYLVLCDNKIQSVPPQLSQLHSLRSLSLHNNLLTYLPREILNLIHLEELSLRGNPLVVRFVRDLTYDPPTLLELAARTIKIRNISYTPYDLPGNLLRYLSLASNCPNPKCGGVYFDCCVRQIKFVDFCGKYRLPLMHYLCSPECSSPCSSASHSSTSQSESDSEDEASVAAHRMQKVLLG, translated from the exons atggaggaggctggagcGGCTGTGGCCACAGCCGGGGAGGCCGAACTGAACTTGTCTCGCCTCAGCGTGTCTCTCGAGACGCTGGAGTCGGAGCTGGAGGCGCGGGGCGAGGAGCGGCGCGGCGCGCGGGAGgcgctgctgcggctgctgctaccGCACAACCGTCTGGTGTCGCTGCCGCGGGCGCTGGGCAGCGGCTTCCCGCACCTCCAGCTGTTGGACGTGAGTGGCAACGCGTTGACCGCGCTGGGGCCGGAGCTGCTGGCGCTGCGCGGCCTGCGCACGCTGCTGGCCAAGAACAACCGGCTCGGCGGCCCGGGCGCCCTCCCCAAGGGCCTGGCCCAGTCACCGCTCTGCTGCAGCCTCCAGGTGCTTAACCTCAGCGGGAACTGCTTCCAGGAGGTGCCCACCTCGCTGCTGGAGCTGCGCGCGCTGCAGACCCTCAGCCTCGGCGGCAACCAGCTTCAGAGCATCCCGGCCGAGATCGAGAACTTGAGGAG tTTAGAGTGTTTATATCTGGGAGGAAACTTCATCAAAGAAATACCACCAGAATTAGGAaatctgccttctctaaattaCTTGGTATTATGTGACAACAAAATCCAGAGTGTGCCTCCTCAGCTTTCACA GTTGCATTCACTTCGTTCCCTTAGTCTTCACAATAACTTGCTGACATACCTGCCTCGAGAGATCCTCAACCTTATTCATTTGGAAGAACTGAGTTTGCGAGGGAACCCACTGGTTGTTCGTTTTGTTAGAGATTTAACCTATGATCCTCCAACTCTCCTGGAGTTAGCTGCACGGACCATTAAAATTCGAAATATTTCCTACACTCCCTATGATCTTCCTGGGAATCTTCTTAGATACTTGAGTTTAGCCAGCAATTGTCCAAACCCAAAGTGTGGAG gaGTCTACTTTGATTGCTGCGTCAGACAAATTAAATTTGTGGACTTCTGTGGGAAATACCGCCTCCCTCTGATGCACTACCTGTGTTCGCCAGAATGCTCTTCCCCTTGCAGTTCTGCCTCTCACAGCTCCACATCCCAGAGTGAATCCGACTCAGAAGATGAAGCTAGTGTGGCTGCACACAGAATGCAGAAAGTTCTTCTTGGTTGA